The Candida albicans SC5314 chromosome 5, complete sequence genome includes a region encoding these proteins:
- the ADH1 gene encoding Adh1p (Alcohol dehydrogenase; oxidizes ethanol to acetaldehyde; at yeast cell surface; immunogenic in humans/mice; complements S. cerevisiae adh1 adh2 adh3 mutant; fluconazole, farnesol-induced; flow model biofilm induced; Spider biofilm repressed), protein MSEQIPKTQKAVVFDTNGGQLVYKDYPVPTPKPNELLIHVKYSGVCHTDLHAWKGDWPLATKLPLVGGHEGAGVVVGMGENVKGWKIGDFAGIKWLNGSCMSCEFCQQGAEPNCGEADLSGYTHDGSFEQYATADAVQAAKIPAGTDLANVAPILCAGVTVYKALKTADLAAGQWVAISGAGGGLGSLAVQYARAMGLRVVAIDGGDEKGEFVKSLGAEAYVDFTKDKDIVEAVKKATDGGPHGAINVSVSEKAIDQSVEYVRPLGKVVLVGLPAHAKVTAPVFDAVVKSIEIKGSYVGNRKDTAEAIDFFSRGLIKCPIKIVGLSDLPEVFKLMEEGKILGRYVLDTSK, encoded by the coding sequence atgTCTGAACAAATCCCAAAAACTCAAAAAGCCGTTGTCTTTGATACCAATGGTGGTCAATTAGTCTACAAGGATTACCCAGTTCCAACTCCAAAGCCAAATGAATTGTTGATTCACGTCAAATACTCTGGTGTCTGTCACACTGATTTACATGCTTGGAAAGGTGACTGGCCATTGGCTACTAAATTGCCATTAGTTGGTGGTCACGAAGGTGCCGGTGTCGTTGTCGGTATGGGTGAAAACGTCAAAGGATGGAAAATCGGTGACTTTGCCGGTATCAAATGGTTGAACGGTTCTTGTATGAGTTGTGAATTCTGTCAACAAGGTGCTGAACCAAACTGTGGTGAAGCTGACTTGTCTGGTTACACTCACGATGGTTCATTCGAACAATACGCTACTGCTGATGCTGTCCAAGCCGCTAAAATTCCAGCTGGTACTGATTTAGCCAATGTCGCACCAATCTTATGTGCTGGTGTTACTGTTTACAAAGCCTTAAAGACTGCTGACTTAGCAGCTGGCCAATGGGTTGCTATCTCCggtgctggtggtggtttAGGTTCTTTGGCCGTTCAATACGCCAGAGCCATGGGTTTGAGAGTTGTTGCTATTGACGGTGGTGACGAAAAAGGTGAATTTGTCAAATCATTGGGTGCTGAAGCTTACGTTGATTTCACCaaagataaagatattGTTGAAGCTGTTAAGAAGGCTACTGATGGTGGTCCACACGGTGCTATCAATGTCTCTGTTTCTGAAAAAGCTATTGACCAATCTGTTGAATATGTTAGACCATTAGGTAAAGTTGTTTTGGTTGGTTTACCAGCTCACGCTAAAGTCACTGCTCCAGTTTTCGATGCTGTTGTCAAATCCATTGAAATCAAAGGTTCTTACGTTGGTAACAGAAAAGATACTGCTGAAGCTATTGACTTCTTCTCCAGAGGTTTAATCAAATGCCCAATCAAGATTGTCGGTTTATCTGACTTGCCAGAAGTCTTCAAATTGATGGAAGAAGGTAAAATCTTGGGTAGATACGTCTTGGACACCAGTAAATAA
- a CDS encoding uncharacterized protein (Ortholog(s) have Atg8 ligase activity, protein binding, bridging activity and role in C-terminal protein lipidation, CVT pathway, late nucleophagy, macroautophagy, mitophagy, piecemeal microautophagy of nucleus): MSSNQEWSQDILKQLNLRDSREKNHEIDARYFNAFQQLSQKLNQLSTTTNTLLQDQSSNSETLTNLINSKEIENLKLENTELITNLNNLIINNEKLTQTINARDQTIKSLTKINDKLNNKIDALNLEINEKNKTIELINDEVLTNQIQLNVLRSKLELLER; this comes from the coding sequence ATGAGTTCAAATCAAGAGTGGTCCCAAGATatattaaaacaattgaatctaCGAGACTCTCGGGAAAAAAACCATGAGATTGATGCTAGATATTTCAACGCCTTCCAGCAATTGtctcaaaaattgaatcaattatccacaacaacaaatactCTTCTACAGGACCAATCAAGCAATTCAGAAACTTTGACAAATCTAATAAACtctaaagaaattgaaaacttgaaaCTTGAAAACACCGAGTTGATAACTAActtaaataatttaattatcaataatgaaaaactAACACAAACAATCAATGCCAGAGATCAAACcataaaatcattaaccaaaatcaacgacaaattgaataataaaattgatgcattaaatttggaaataaacgagaaaaacaaaactatagaattgattaatgatGAAGTATTGACAAATCAAATACAATTGAATGTATTGAGAAGTAAACTAGAGTTGTTGGAGAGGTAA
- a CDS encoding uncharacterized protein (Ortholog(s) have fungal-type vacuole membrane localization), protein MTSPEAESTDPSKSNNDNNREIVLRSHSDSTINPNPTLHTPTETQQQSRLYGTFFFWNSSTTHIEERTELSIEQASAETPQLQPPESQPEQVANESPQELEITNNQQQSDGTTTWWNFSSYSMISYFKTTQNTLDEETPLLMPPSTSQTTSTKEDSDQTVTQTSSWWNWVFGSTTPADNSEDDEDESHTSNLELYKRAKQAIETSKEEIHYVFKKSISSDTDISNKVGLSVYGTLTEETPVEYNCSKRKNPLSPNEILENLTTTKEFNNSSNKNIGVSSNSTIIPCFDDNYRDITTMTKLRILLKTYIVCDGLTDTINVPSENHLYKQTPKHVSYLKRKKIKKITIIGVHSFLPNKLVRSLMGNRSSGNSNTFVETATQSVLSWLKENDNEFDLNDYDIETLSVEGQGKVNERVEKSYQLITKNWIQTLESSQFIFFVSHGIGSIIAINLLSKLLTEHDSGITSRNKYLGMLCMNGGFLGPFKGLNSRLIIRAFTPIENEIINELFQYQNTKSKLSIQLNNAMDNLIENNVKIVFSGVINDPFIPLYSSLAIQFSHPNITRNIYYNDNNNNIYNISNCEVIPFVSQLLKIICLMKNLGYDQDYDLVRDLSDKFESLTSTAMGYSISGASTNTTTAFTGFENSTETTNNTTTKYNSTIFNDDKLYLEAIRFSLETTNLIGKQRELVITDYNTMESIPSDGDFNFYNMLPWNMRSLLHDFIQIKHVKSYQLIEQLINQFNNEWDPSSKTWKDIKYCLGGLEDFHVDELI, encoded by the coding sequence ATGACATCCCCAGAAGCCGAATCAACAGATCCTTCCAAAAGCAACAATGATAACAATAGAGAAATAGTGCTACGATCGCATTCTGATAGCACAATTAACCCAAATCCTACACTCCATACACCAACAGaaacacaacaacaaagtcGTCTTTATGGaacattctttttttggaataGTCTGACTACACATATAGAAGAACGAACTGAATTGTCAATTGAACAAGCATCAGCTGAGACACCACAGCTACAGCCACCAGAATCACAACCAGAGCAAGTAGCAAACGAGTCGCCacaagaattggaaattacTAATAATCAACAGCAACTGGATGGCACGACGACATGGTGGAATTTCTCTTCATATAGCATGATATCATATTTCAAGACAACACAAAATACACTTGATGAAGAAACACCGTTGTTGATGCCACCTTCCACATCCCAAACCACAAGTACCAAAGAAGATTCTGATCAAACGGTTACTCAAACTTCATCGTGGTGGAATTGGGTATTCGGATCGACCACACCTGCAGATAATAGTGAAgacgatgaagatgaatcaCATACTTCTAATCTAGAATTATACAAACGTGCTAAACAAGCCATAGAAACATcgaaagaagaaatacaTTATGTGTTTAAGAAATCAATCAGTCTGGATACTGATATTAGCAATAAAGTTGGATTGAGTGTATATGGCACATTAACGGAAGAAACACCAGTTGAATATAATTGCTCCAAACGGAAAAATCCATTATCACCTAATGaaatattggaaaatttaACAACCACCAAggaatttaataattccaGCAACAAGAATATAGGGGTATCGCTGAATCTGACAATTATTCCATGTTTTGACGACAATTATAGAGACATTACCACAATGACGAAATTAagaattttgttgaaaacaTATATCGTGTGTGATGGACTAACCGATACCATAAACGTTCCCAGTGAAAATCATCTATATAAACAAACTCCAAAACATGTTCTGTATttgaaaaggaaaaagatCAAAAAGATAACCATTATTGGAGTGCATTCATTTTTACCCAATAAATTAGTACGATCATTGATGGGGAATCGATCTAGTGGTAATTCCAATACATTTGTGGAAACAGCAACTCAATCAGTTTTATCATGGTTAAAGGAAAATGACAATGAATTCGACTTGAATGATTATGACATAGAAACTCTATCAGTGGAAGGACAGGGGAAAGTGAATGAACGAGTTGAAAAATCGTATCAATTGATCACTAAAAATTGGATCCAAACTCTAGAATCAAGTcagtttatattttttgtcAGTCATGGGATTGGTTCAATTATTGCCATTAATTTATTGTCAAAACTATTGACTGAGCATGATAGTGGGATTACTAGCAGAAACAAGTATCTTGGGATGCTATGTATGAATGGAGGGTTTTTAGGTCCCTTTAAAGGATTAAACTCAAGATTAATCATAAGAGCATTCACgccaattgaaaatgaaataattaaTGAGCTATTCCAGTATCAAAATACTAAAAGTAAGTTATCCATACAACTTAATAATGCAATggataatttgattgaaaataatgttaaaattgttttcagTGGGGTGATTAACGATCCATTTATTCCCTTGTATTCGTCGTTGGCAATACAATTTAGCCACCCTAACATaacaagaaatatttattataatgacaacaataataatatttacaaTATAAGCAATTGTGAAGTGATTCCATTCGTTTCtcaattgttgaagattatttgtttgatgaagaatttagGTTATGATCAAGATTATGATTTGGTTAGAGATTTAAGTGATAAATTCGAATCCTTGACGAGTACAGCAATGGGATATAGTATTAGTGGAGCTTCAACTAATACGACAACAGCTTTTACTGGTTTTGAAAATTCTActgaaacaacaaataatactaCAACGAAGTACAACAGTACCATATTCAATGATGACAAGCTTTACTTAGAAGCAATCAGGTTTTCATTAGAAACAACTAATCTAATCGGTAAACAACGAGAATTGGTAATTACAGATTATAACACAATGGAGAGTATACCTAGTGATGGCGATTTTAACTTCTATAATATGTTGCCATGGAATATGAGAAGCTTATTGCACGactttattcaaatcaaacatGTCAAGAGCTATCAgttaattgaacaattaatcaatcaGTTCAACAATGAGTGGGATCCTAGTAGTAAAACCTGGAAGGatatcaaatattgtttaGGCGGTCTAGAAGATTTTcatgttgatgaattgatcTAA
- the GRF10 gene encoding Grf10p (Putative homeodomain transcription factor, involved in control of filamentous growth; null mutant is an adenine auxotroph; Spider biofilm induced; promoter bound by Bcr1, Tec1, Efg1, Ndt80 and Brg1) gives MSPDSISSSVNQDLSTPTPPTSLSSTSTNSNTNASSGQKRIRATGEALEFLISEFETNPNPSPERRKFISDKAQMNEKAVRIWFQNRRAKQRKFERQMLRKETDSPGNYAGIYNTYTPNPPTVTTDMTNFNVNGSAGGATADFNDKLKNISSIPVEVNEKYCFIDCRSLSVGSWQRIKTGFHQSNLLTNNLINLAPVTLNQVMSNADLLIILSKKNLELNYFFSAISNNSRILFRIFYPLNAVVKCSLFDNNYYQNNNTNGTNSSDDNNISEIRLNLCQKPKFSVYFFNGSNTNNQWSICDDFSEGQQVSCAFAANDNSLPSNGKNQSFSNTIPHVLVGSTLSLQYLSQFILQHQQRQRQQQRQAQPQPQPQPHNQFDFNSQPFETIPTSAINNNFNTTKTVNSSSMQGFVPGDFQDLPAIYESISNSNHTTTTDLKDTNATTTTTNKHTPSSTTFTPQNLNGSNQSQTNVTYTNNYNESPFSIASTTNNNNTNSNRSNSQSHNPIFSDQLFYESSESASTNSPQFAMKKMNSETKLYINGNVSSNSSTNGPPLDDDNNLFDGVTRFTTTETSPEDDIIGMFTSQAHEPSAFELANGVTSSGSSYTHINNGSLTKSDKTFTGLSETSNNNNNTNGINFVDDFHVGNEFGDIDFEHHYSQDHHQQQQKNDNNNGNTNLDSFIDFEN, from the coding sequence ATGTCTCCTGACTCTATTTCATCACTGGTGAACCAGGATCTATCTACACCTACTCCGCCaacatcattatcatctaCTAGCACAAATAGTAATACTAATGCGAGTTCAGgtcaaaaaagaataagaGCCACTGGAGAAGCCTTGGAATTTTTAATATCggaatttgaaacaaatcCAAACCCAAGTCCTGAACGTCGAAAATTTATAAGTGATAAAGCTCAAATGAATGAGAAAGCCGTTCGAATTTGGTTCCAAAATAGAAGAgcaaaacaaagaaaatttgaaagacAAATGttaagaaaagaaacagatTCTCCTGGTAATTATGCTGGCATATATAATACGTATACACCAAATCCACCTACTGTTACAACTGATATGACAAATTTTAATGTCAATGGTAGTGCTGGTGGTGCTACTGCCGATTTCAATGACAAGCTCAAGAACATATCAAGTATACCAGTTGAAGTGAATGAgaaatattgttttattgattgtCGTTCATTATCAGTAGGATCATGGCAAAGAATAAAAACTGGGTTTCATCAAAGCAATTTGCTtacaaataatttgattaatttagCTCCAGTCACTTTGAACCAAGTGATGTCTAATGCTGATTTATTAATCATActactgaagaagaatttggAATTAAACTATTTTTTCCTGGCTATAAGTAATAACTCGAGGATTTTATTCCGTATATTTTATCCATTGAATGCTGTTGTCAAATGTTCTTTGTTTGAtaacaattattatcaaaataataacactAACGGGACTAACAGCTCTGACGACAACAATATTAGTGAAATTAGATTAAACTTGTGTCAAAAACCCAAATTTCTGGtgtattttttcaatggaaGTAATACAAACAATCAATGGTCTATTTGTGATGATTTTAGTGAGGGTCAACAAGTGAGTTGTGCTTTTGCTGCCAATGACAACAGTCTACCGTCAAATGGAAAAAAccaatcattttcaaataccATCCCACATGTTTTAGTGGGCAGCACTTTATCATTACAATATTTAAGTCAATTCATTTTGCAACACCAGCAACGTCAacgtcaacaacaacgtcAGGCTCAgccacaaccacaaccacaaccgCACAACCAATTTGACTTTAATTCACAACCATTTGAGACTATTCCAACCAGTgcaatcaataataatttcaatactACTAAAACTGTCAATTCATCCAGCATGCAAGGATTTGTTCCCGGTGATTTCCAAGATTTGCCAGCCATTTATGAATCAATCTCAAATAGTAATCACACTACCACAACTGATTTAAAGGATACCAacgccaccaccaccaccaccaacaagCATACACCATCATCGACTACATTCACACCTCAAAATTTGAATGGTAGTAACCAATCACAAACCAATGTCACTTATACCAATAATTACAATGAATCTCCATTTTCCATAGCgtccaccaccaacaataacaacaccAATTCAAACCGCTCAAATAGTCAAAGCCATAACCCTATTTTCAGtgatcaattgttttatgAATCGTCTGAATCTGCATCTACAAACTCTCCACAATTTGCtatgaagaaaatgaatagTGAGACCAAGTTATACATCAATGGAAATGTATCAAGCAATAGTAGTACCAATGGCCCACCTCTTGATGAcgataataatttgtttgacGGAGTCACAAGATTTACTACTACTGAAACTTCACCAGAAGATGATATTATAGGGATGTTTACAAGTCAAGCACATGAACCATCTGCATTTGAACTAGCTAATGGGGTTACCCTGAGTGGATCCAGTTATACTCATATTAATAATGGAAGTTTAACTAAAAGTGACAAGACGTTCACCGGATTGAGTGAGACTagcaataacaacaacaacaccaatgGTATCAATTTTGTTGACGATTTTCATGTGGGGAATGAATTTGGAGATATAGATTTTGAACATCATTATTCTCAAGatcaccaccaacaacaacaaaaaaatgataaCAACAATGGCAACACTAATTTAGACagttttattgattttgaaaattaa
- a CDS encoding uncharacterized protein (Ortholog(s) have role in protein insertion into mitochondrial membrane from inner side and extrinsic component of mitochondrial inner membrane, mitochondrial matrix localization), producing the protein MIRQFLRNASSNATKATISTTSSLSTSTNNNYVNTPEQQRQEQRPELLTILPSKRILNRILFDIDSQLTYKQMIPILNHIYKNLSTPESINLNQLKIQSSYDLMKFKKLLQEIRKVTNSIDVHLLDLENELIEQSAELGNNDAITILAFETVRKRQILKEIVDEEDYQHANELIKQLIDINHPLVFKMAGDLSWELNQPNQAIEYWQTYIQLASNKNSGGDDYDDHLCQIYYNMGYYYFTYLKHPNLTLAKLNFQKCINHGFGGGGGSSGGNSNEFIVKSHFYLGQLYVNTNPKLSKYHWEISSSSGLKDSIINLGFLEMNCFQNYNLAIEWFKLGVELNPNEAQCLIGLFDAYIALQNWKSANIYLSKLNKLFETITEKKKKTSELPESIKSSIIYNESMLKTFHETRLNDIKLVTSKIV; encoded by the coding sequence ATGATACGCCAGTTTCTTCGGAACGCTAGCTCAAATGCAACGAAAGCGACTATTTCCACTACATCTTCTTTATCTacatcaacaaacaacaactacgTAAATACTCCCgaacaacaacgacaagAACAGCGACCAGAATTATTAACTATCCTACCGTCCAAGAGAATTCTTAATCgaatattatttgatattgattcaCAATTGACATATAAACAAATGATCCCAATATTGAATCATATAtacaaaaatttatcaaccCCAGAATCTatcaatttaaatcaattgaaaatccaATCATCATATGACTTGAtgaaatttaaaaaattattacaagaGATTAGAAAGGTGACCAATTCAATAGATGTTCATTTATTAGATttagaaaatgaattaattgaacaacTGGCAGAATTGGGTAATAATGATGCTATAACTATTCTTGCCTTTGAAACCGTAAGAAAACGAcaaatattgaaagaaatagttgatgaagaagattatCAACATGcaaatgaattaattaaacaattaattgatattaatcATCCTTTGGTATTTAAAATGGCTGGTGATTTATCATGGGAATTAAATCAACCTAATCAAGCAATTGAATATTGGCAAACCTATATTCAACTTGCCAGTAACAAAAATTCTGGTGGTGACGATTATGATGATCATTTATGTCaaatatattataatatgggatattattattttactTATTTAAAACACCCCAATTTAACATTAGCgaaattgaatttccaAAAGTGTATAAATCATGgatttggtggtggtggtggcagCAGTGGAGGtaattcaaatgaattCATTGTCAAATCACATTTTTATTTAGGACAATTATATGTCAATACTAATCCAAAATTAAGTAAATATCATTGGGAAATTTCATCAAGTTCAGGATTAAAGGATTCTATTATAAATTTGGGATTTTTAGAAATGAATTGTTTccaaaattataatttagCAATCGAATGGTTTAAATTAGGTGTCGAATTGAACCCTAATGAAGCTCAATGTTTAATTGGATTATTTGATGCTTATATTGCCTTACAGAATTGGAAACTGgcaaatatttatttaagcaaattaaataaattatttgaaacaattacagaaaagaagaaaaagacgTCTGAATTACCAGAGAGCATCAAatcttcaataatttataatgaaTCTATGTTAAAGACGTTCCACGAAACTAGATTGAATGATATAAAGTTAGTTACTAGTAAAATTGTATAG